One genomic region from Leptolyngbyaceae cyanobacterium JSC-12 encodes:
- a CDS encoding selenocysteine lyase (IMG reference gene:2510095581~PFAM: Aminotransferase class-V) — protein sequence MTGTSSTSVSIEALRQQFPALQNKAYFNYGGQGPMPQIALDAIAQSFQTIQQYGPFSGKAGVLVTQEAELTRGAIAQELNVSPETITLTEDVTVGCNIAMWGIDWRLGDHLLLSDCEHPGIVAAAQEIARRFGVEVNICPLQATLNQGDPVAVVASQLKPSTRLVVLSHILWNTGQVLPLAEIVAACHSYSHSHPVKVLVDAAQSVGVLPLNLASLQADFYAFTGHKWWCGPEGVGGLYVRPEAMSSLHPTFIGWRGITKDETGSPTGWLPDARRYEVATSAYPLYAGLRQAIALHHQFGTPQERFQRIRTLSKMLWQALVDIPEVTCLRTNPPQAGLVSFQLPGKSHAQLIRFLEARSIMLRTLPDPDCVRACVHYLTLEAEINQLVGAIAEFLHTS from the coding sequence ATGACTGGCACCTCTTCCACCTCCGTTTCCATTGAAGCGCTACGGCAACAGTTTCCGGCGCTGCAAAACAAAGCTTATTTCAACTACGGAGGACAGGGACCAATGCCGCAGATAGCACTAGATGCGATCGCCCAATCGTTTCAAACAATACAGCAATATGGACCATTTTCTGGAAAGGCGGGGGTATTGGTAACACAGGAAGCCGAGTTGACCCGCGGAGCGATCGCCCAGGAACTCAATGTCTCACCAGAAACCATTACTTTGACAGAAGATGTAACTGTAGGCTGCAATATCGCCATGTGGGGAATTGACTGGCGTTTGGGGGATCATTTGCTGCTGTCAGACTGTGAGCATCCTGGCATTGTGGCGGCAGCTCAAGAAATTGCTCGTCGCTTTGGGGTGGAAGTGAACATATGCCCCTTGCAAGCCACTCTAAATCAAGGTGATCCGGTAGCAGTGGTTGCCAGCCAGCTTAAACCCAGTACTCGCTTGGTAGTCCTCAGCCACATCCTGTGGAACACAGGACAGGTATTGCCGCTGGCAGAAATTGTAGCAGCGTGTCATAGCTATTCCCACTCCCACCCAGTGAAAGTGTTGGTGGATGCAGCGCAGTCGGTGGGAGTGTTGCCGCTGAACTTAGCCAGTCTGCAAGCAGATTTTTATGCCTTTACCGGACACAAATGGTGGTGCGGTCCCGAAGGAGTAGGCGGGCTGTATGTTCGTCCAGAGGCGATGTCAAGTCTCCATCCTACGTTCATCGGTTGGCGCGGCATCACCAAAGATGAGACTGGTTCTCCCACAGGATGGCTTCCGGATGCCCGACGTTACGAAGTGGCAACATCTGCCTATCCGCTGTATGCTGGGCTGCGACAGGCGATCGCATTGCATCACCAGTTTGGGACCCCCCAAGAGCGCTTCCAACGCATTCGCACCCTTAGCAAAATGCTCTGGCAAGCGTTGGTAGACATTCCCGAAGTCACTTGTCTGCGAACTAACCCGCCGCAAGCTGGCTTAGTTTCGTTTCAGTTACCTGGCAAATCCCATGCTCAACTGATCCGCTTTTTGGAAGCCCGCTCGATCATGCTGCGTACCTTGCCTGATCCAGATTGTGTTCGGGCATGTGTACATTACCTGACGCTAGAAGCAGAAATTAACCAATTGGTTGGAGCGATCGCAGAATTTCTCCATACGTCCTGA
- a CDS encoding putative Zn-dependent peptidase (IMG reference gene:2510095582~PFAM: Peptidase M16 inactive domain; Insulinase (Peptidase family M16)), translated as MVRLVSTRVGKLAGAIVLSLVLTIGCWGMVSESATAQTPPIAAQSPNPTSIQPYLDNVIQNITEFRLENGMKFIVLERRKAPVVSFVTYADVGGADEPDGKTGVAHFLEHLAFKGTSRIGTVDYATEKPLLDRLDELSEQIKIANASSQPDKAKQLQAEFAKVEAEAAKLVEQNEMGRIVEQAGGVGLNATTSTDATRYFYSFPANKLELWMSLESERFLDPVFREFYKEQNVILEERRLRTDNSPIGQMVEAFLDTAFKVHPYRRPVIGYNQDISGLTRQDVQQFFDRYYVPSNLTIAIVGDVRPAEVKRLATIYFGRYKAQPKPPQVTAVEPPQTETREVTLKLKSQPWYLEGYHVPAFNDPDTVIYDMIGDILSSGRTSRLYKSLVETKQLALSAQGFTGFPGNKFPNLMLFYALTAPGHTVEEVGTALQAEIERLKTEPVTSEELERVKTQARAGLLRSLNSNMGMAQALLEYEVKTGDWRNLFKQLDRIAAVTPADIQRVAKATFTSQNRTIGRILPKEG; from the coding sequence ATGGTTCGCCTCGTTTCCACCAGGGTTGGTAAGTTAGCTGGCGCGATCGTCCTGTCTCTAGTGCTAACGATAGGGTGTTGGGGAATGGTTTCTGAGAGCGCCACTGCCCAGACACCCCCTATAGCAGCCCAGTCTCCCAACCCGACATCCATCCAGCCCTACCTGGATAACGTCATCCAAAACATTACCGAATTTCGCCTGGAAAACGGCATGAAATTCATCGTCTTGGAGCGGCGCAAAGCTCCGGTGGTGTCGTTTGTCACCTATGCCGATGTCGGGGGTGCTGATGAACCCGATGGCAAAACAGGTGTAGCTCACTTCCTGGAACATCTGGCATTTAAGGGAACCAGCCGAATTGGTACGGTGGATTACGCGACCGAAAAACCCCTACTTGATCGGCTGGATGAACTATCTGAGCAGATAAAAATAGCAAATGCCAGCAGCCAACCGGACAAAGCCAAACAACTTCAGGCAGAGTTTGCGAAGGTGGAAGCTGAGGCGGCGAAGCTGGTTGAGCAAAACGAGATGGGTCGGATTGTGGAGCAGGCTGGCGGTGTCGGGCTTAATGCCACTACCTCAACTGATGCCACTCGCTACTTCTACAGCTTTCCTGCTAATAAGCTGGAGTTGTGGATGTCACTGGAATCAGAGCGGTTTCTTGACCCAGTTTTTCGCGAATTTTACAAAGAGCAAAACGTGATCTTGGAGGAGCGCCGTCTACGAACCGACAATTCTCCCATTGGGCAAATGGTGGAAGCATTTCTAGATACGGCATTTAAAGTGCATCCCTATCGCCGTCCAGTAATTGGCTACAACCAGGACATTAGTGGTCTAACACGGCAGGATGTACAGCAGTTTTTTGACCGCTACTACGTGCCCAGTAATTTGACGATCGCGATCGTTGGGGATGTGCGCCCCGCGGAAGTCAAGCGTCTAGCAACAATTTACTTTGGGCGTTACAAAGCTCAGCCCAAACCGCCCCAGGTTACTGCCGTTGAACCACCCCAAACTGAAACCCGTGAAGTCACGCTAAAGCTAAAATCTCAACCCTGGTATCTGGAAGGCTATCACGTGCCTGCTTTTAACGATCCGGATACCGTGATTTACGACATGATCGGCGACATTTTGAGCAGTGGGCGCACCTCTCGATTGTATAAATCCTTGGTAGAAACAAAACAGCTCGCTCTCAGTGCTCAGGGCTTTACCGGATTTCCGGGCAATAAATTTCCCAACTTGATGTTGTTCTACGCGCTCACGGCTCCCGGTCATACAGTGGAAGAAGTGGGAACGGCACTCCAAGCTGAAATTGAGCGGTTGAAAACCGAACCTGTAACCAGCGAAGAACTGGAGCGGGTGAAAACTCAGGCGCGGGCAGGACTGCTGCGATCGCTCAATTCCAACATGGGCATGGCGCAGGCATTGCTAGAATACGAGGTGAAAACTGGAGACTGGCGCAATTTATTCAAACAACTTGATCGCATTGCTGCCGTTACCCCAGCTGATATTCAACGAGTCGCCAAAGCCACTTTTACCTCTCAAAACCGTACCATCGGACGAATTTTACCCAAAGAAGGATAA
- a CDS encoding signal transduction histidine kinase (IMG reference gene:2510095583~PFAM: Histidine kinase-, DNA gyrase B-, and HSP90-like ATPase; His Kinase A (phosphoacceptor) domain), which translates to MFQTTRRRLAFWYTAVTAVLLLLFASGVYLYVRNTLIERVDDTLNHVVEVVRRSLVIEPINPHTEGGALRVNVEATFRDSAATGEDDRIDIEWLSPTGELLWSTFAEPLNLPLHVNSNGETVRVMRGQRRQPSTDGSQPSVFNSQSSETLVLRQITERVEIGRNLLGYLRVSHPWFEVTKPSREFFLDLILGTGLMVSAVGAIGWFLSGLAMDPVRESYQRLKQFTADASHELRSPIAVIQTNVQVALADPDPDPQTQQQHLQVIERLTRRLGRLVDDLLFLARQDSGIVQAPQSLIALDALLQEVMEEQQTLADEKNIQISLHRVESVNAGTSLQGNRDQLVRLFTNLIGNAVQYTSPGGKVAIELQQISKTANNMLQVTISDTGIGIPAEALPQVFDRFYRVDPSRSQASNKGSGLGLAIAQAIVQNHHGQLHLESTENVGTTVKVLLPQKLSTEN; encoded by the coding sequence ATGTTTCAAACCACACGTCGGCGACTAGCATTCTGGTATACCGCAGTCACAGCCGTGCTACTGTTGCTATTTGCCAGCGGAGTTTATCTATACGTCCGCAATACACTGATCGAACGGGTGGATGACACACTCAACCACGTCGTAGAAGTGGTGCGGCGATCGCTCGTGATTGAGCCAATTAATCCGCATACTGAAGGTGGAGCTTTGCGAGTGAACGTGGAAGCAACCTTTCGAGACAGTGCAGCGACAGGTGAAGACGACCGAATTGATATCGAATGGCTCAGCCCAACAGGTGAACTGCTCTGGTCAACGTTTGCCGAGCCGTTGAACTTGCCTCTTCATGTTAACAGCAATGGTGAAACAGTACGGGTGATGCGGGGGCAACGTAGGCAACCGTCAACAGACGGATCTCAACCTTCAGTTTTCAACTCTCAATCTTCAGAGACGCTTGTCCTCAGGCAAATTACAGAACGGGTGGAAATTGGGCGTAATCTATTGGGGTATTTACGTGTGAGCCATCCCTGGTTTGAAGTTACCAAACCCAGTCGCGAATTTTTCCTCGACTTGATTTTAGGAACTGGGTTGATGGTGAGCGCGGTGGGTGCAATTGGGTGGTTTTTATCAGGGTTGGCGATGGATCCTGTGCGCGAATCCTATCAACGGTTAAAGCAATTTACAGCCGATGCTTCTCATGAACTGCGTAGCCCGATCGCTGTGATTCAAACAAATGTCCAGGTTGCTCTGGCTGACCCCGACCCCGACCCCCAAACTCAACAGCAGCATTTACAAGTGATTGAACGGTTAACTCGCCGCCTAGGACGATTGGTGGATGATTTGTTGTTTTTGGCGCGACAGGACAGCGGTATTGTCCAAGCTCCACAAAGCCTGATCGCTCTTGATGCATTGCTCCAAGAAGTGATGGAGGAACAGCAAACTCTCGCCGACGAGAAAAATATCCAAATCTCGTTGCATCGGGTTGAATCTGTTAATGCTGGAACAAGTTTGCAGGGGAATCGCGATCAACTTGTGCGGTTATTCACCAATTTAATTGGAAATGCTGTGCAGTACACTTCTCCCGGTGGAAAAGTTGCTATAGAACTGCAACAAATTAGCAAGACTGCAAACAATATGCTCCAGGTAACCATTAGCGACACAGGGATTGGCATTCCTGCCGAAGCACTGCCACAGGTATTCGATCGCTTTTATCGTGTTGATCCATCCCGCAGCCAAGCATCCAACAAAGGATCTGGGCTTGGTTTAGCCATTGCTCAAGCGATCGTCCAAAACCACCACGGGCAACTGCATCTCGAAAGTACCGAAAATGTGGGTACAACAGTCAAGGTTTTACTACCTCAAAAACTATCCACCGAAAATTAA
- a CDS encoding type IV pilus assembly protein PilM (IMG reference gene:2510095584~PFAM: Competence protein A~TIGRFAM: type IV pilus assembly protein PilM), with the protein MVKGLGNLLSGKSKGIGVELAPDRINVAQLRKQGQGIKLVTLATTPVPEGMFQEGQILDPPGMAELLQSILAEHKIKSKQVTSAVMGGRDTVTRIIPVPAELDDVELREMVLNQEAGLYLPFSREEADVDYQKLGLFVDEDGIEKFRVLLVATKKEVTDAYIRTFEAAGVRLNVLEIASFALIRTIREQLRQFSAQEAVAIVDIEFESTEISIAVDGVPEFTRAVPIGTYQIQSALSRAMNLPPSRSTDLLQGMTIPIMPTDTIGSPTRMGGTNPGSAAMLRIIGELADELRRSIDFYLNQGENLEVAQLLLAGPGAAIGQLDEFFTQRLSLPCSQVDPITSLGLEVSEEISPTQRPGLSVVLGLGLREVL; encoded by the coding sequence GTGGTTAAAGGTTTAGGTAATCTACTATCTGGCAAGTCAAAGGGTATCGGTGTTGAGCTAGCCCCAGACCGAATCAACGTAGCGCAACTACGAAAACAGGGGCAAGGGATTAAGCTCGTAACCCTGGCAACAACTCCCGTGCCAGAGGGCATGTTTCAGGAAGGTCAAATTCTTGATCCTCCAGGAATGGCTGAACTGCTTCAATCCATCCTTGCAGAACATAAGATCAAGAGCAAACAAGTTACCTCAGCCGTCATGGGAGGTCGAGATACGGTCACTCGAATTATCCCAGTCCCAGCAGAGCTTGATGATGTGGAGTTGCGGGAAATGGTGTTGAACCAGGAGGCAGGGCTTTACTTGCCATTTTCTCGTGAAGAAGCCGATGTAGATTATCAAAAGTTGGGGCTGTTTGTGGATGAAGATGGAATTGAAAAATTCCGCGTGTTGTTAGTCGCGACCAAAAAAGAGGTGACTGACGCTTATATTCGGACATTTGAAGCGGCTGGGGTGCGTCTGAATGTTCTGGAGATTGCTAGTTTTGCGCTGATTCGTACCATTCGAGAACAGTTGCGTCAGTTTTCAGCGCAAGAAGCGGTAGCGATCGTGGATATTGAATTTGAAAGTACGGAGATCTCGATCGCCGTAGACGGTGTGCCAGAGTTTACGCGAGCAGTACCCATTGGGACTTACCAGATTCAAAGTGCACTGTCCCGGGCAATGAATTTGCCTCCTTCTCGCAGCACAGATCTGCTGCAAGGCATGACCATTCCGATTATGCCTACCGACACAATTGGTAGTCCAACCCGCATGGGTGGAACCAATCCTGGTTCTGCAGCAATGTTGCGGATCATTGGTGAACTCGCAGATGAACTCCGACGTTCTATTGATTTCTATCTCAACCAGGGCGAAAACCTGGAGGTGGCGCAGTTGCTCCTGGCAGGTCCGGGGGCCGCGATTGGGCAGTTGGATGAGTTCTTTACTCAACGGTTGAGTTTGCCGTGTAGCCAGGTCGATCCAATCACGTCGTTGGGCTTAGAGGTTTCTGAAGAAATTAGCCCAACGCAACGACCAGGGCTGAGTGTGGTGCTGGGTTTAGGATTGCGGGAGGTGCTCTAA
- a CDS encoding Tfp pilus assembly protein PilN (IMG reference gene:2510095585~PFAM: Fimbrial assembly protein (PilN)), translating into MYGLDINFLNDRPEYRPEPRGDRRRGGGIAPGDRRATILGLVTGLALLGLTGGSWLFLQSQNGQLRERQTQLDAELGALKAEQAKLAGITAETRQVREETAALAGVFNAIKPWSATFSDISSRTPPRVRIASITQKEVPVSQRPSPRPSPSPSPGASPSPGASPAVAVPEPPPSMIEISGQAVSFNDVNDFLLVLQQSRFLKPEQTRITTATLGQPRTAQRVQLGQAQVGGTNEQIKLPAEVDFTIQTALTDVPASELLQELESNKATGLVTRIERLQQKGVVKP; encoded by the coding sequence ATGTATGGACTTGACATTAACTTTTTGAATGACCGCCCGGAGTATCGTCCTGAACCACGAGGCGATCGCCGCCGTGGCGGAGGCATTGCTCCTGGCGACAGACGCGCTACCATTCTCGGATTAGTTACTGGTCTGGCGCTATTAGGGTTAACTGGAGGAAGCTGGCTGTTTCTCCAGTCTCAGAATGGTCAACTGCGCGAACGGCAAACCCAACTAGATGCTGAGCTGGGGGCACTCAAAGCTGAACAAGCTAAATTAGCTGGTATCACTGCCGAAACCCGGCAAGTTCGCGAAGAAACGGCAGCATTGGCAGGTGTTTTTAATGCGATCAAGCCCTGGTCTGCCACCTTTTCAGACATCAGCAGTCGTACACCTCCCAGAGTGCGCATTGCAAGCATCACGCAAAAAGAGGTGCCAGTCTCTCAACGTCCATCCCCCCGTCCTAGCCCCAGTCCATCTCCTGGTGCCAGTCCATCTCCCGGTGCCAGTCCTGCTGTTGCAGTTCCTGAACCACCGCCCAGCATGATTGAAATTTCCGGGCAGGCGGTGTCATTTAATGATGTCAATGATTTTTTATTAGTGCTGCAACAGTCCAGATTTTTAAAGCCCGAACAGACCAGGATTACTACGGCAACCCTAGGACAACCGCGAACCGCGCAGCGGGTGCAGCTGGGGCAAGCGCAGGTAGGTGGCACGAATGAGCAGATTAAACTCCCTGCTGAAGTGGACTTTACGATTCAAACAGCATTGACAGATGTTCCAGCGTCCGAGTTGCTTCAAGAGTTGGAAAGCAATAAGGCGACTGGATTGGTTACTCGTATT